One genomic window of Melitaea cinxia chromosome 10, ilMelCinx1.1, whole genome shotgun sequence includes the following:
- the LOC123656840 gene encoding cytochrome P450 9e2-like has protein sequence MIILLIWTAVFIAVVALYFRQVYSRFSKYGVKHMKVVPFFGNMHRIILRMDNFSEDLDRIYNTFSEERFVGRYEFMKPIVLIRDLELVKKVTVKDFEHFLDHRGFTDETVEPLFARNLFSLKGQEWKDMRSTLSPAFTSSKIKLMVPFMEEVGKQMIRALEKKIKDSDTGAIEVDCKDLTTRYSNDVIASCAFGLKVDSYTEEENKFYEMGKKASTFKFKQMLLFFALSTFPALVKRLKLTLFSNQTKDFFVELVMSTMKDREARHIIRPDMIHLLMEAKKGQLVHDDKNVNEDQDTGFSTVEESSIGKKSTDRVWSDIDLIAQAVLFFIAGFDTISTAMSFALHELALHPEVQERLVEEIREQDAKNGGKLNLTSIQNMNYLDMVTSEVLRLWPPALALDRICVKDYNLGKPNSKATEDYIIRKGELLSVPAWAFHRDPELFPDPTKFDPERFSDENKHRINSMAYMPFGLGPRNCIGSRFALCELKVLLYQILLHLEISPSKKTCIPSKLSTESFNPRLEGGHWLQFKLRN, from the exons ATGATTATTTTGCTGATATGGACCGCAGTGTTCATAGCAGTGGTAGCGCTATACTTCCGCCAGGTCTACTCCAGATTCAGCAAATATGGGGTGAAACATATGAAAGTGGTACCATTCTTCGGTAATATGCACCGGATTATTTTGCGCATGGATAACTTTAGTGAAGATCTTGATAGAATCTACAATACGTTCAGTGAAGAAAG atttgtcGGAAGATACGAATTTATGAAACCCATTGTGTTGATACGAGATCTTGAACTTGTGAAAAAGGTAACCGTCAAAGATTTTGAACATTTCCTAGACCATCGAGGATTTACTGATGAAACAGTCGAACCATTGTTCGCGAGAAATTTATTTTCTCTGAAAg GTCAGGAATGGAAAGACATGCGTTCGACTTTGAGTCCAGCTTTTACAAGTTCGAAGATTAAGCTGATGGTGCCGTTTATGGAAGAAGTGGGCAAACAGATGATACGAGCTTTGGAGAAGAAGATAAAAGACTCTGACA CTGGTGCTATCGAAGTAGATTGCAAAGACTTAACAACACGTTATTCTAACGATGTGATCGCCTCTTGTGCATTTGGCCTAAAAGTTGACTCCTATACCGAAGAGGAAAATAAATTCTATGAAATGGGAAAGAAAGCCTCCACTTTTAAGTTTAAACAAATGCTGTTATTCTTTGCTCTCTCTACATTTCCTGCTCTTGTCAAG AGAttgaaattaacattattttcaaaCCAAACGAAAGACTTCTTTGTGGAATTAGTGATGAGTACGATGAAGGACAGGGAAGCGCGTCACATCATCAGACCCGATATGATACATTTGCTAATGGAAGCTAAGAAAG GACAATTGGTACACGATGATAAGAATGTGAATGAAGATCAAGACACCGGTTTTTCAACTGTCGAAGAATCGTCTATTGGAAAGAAAAGTACTGATAGAG tttgGTCAGATATTGACCTTATCGCCCAAGCGGTATTATTCTTCATCGCTGGCTTCGACACGATTTCAACTGCAATGTCCTTTGCACTACATGAACTGGCTCTTCACCCTGAGGTTCAGGAACGCCTCGTGGAAGAGATCAGGGAGCAGGATGCCAAAAATGGTGGAAAATTGAACTTGACTTCGATTCAAAACATGAATTACTTAGACATGGTGACGTCAG AAGTGCTACGCTTATGGCCACCTGCTTTAGCATTAGACAGGATTTGCGTAAAGGACTACAATTTGGGAAAACCCAATAGCAAAGCCACAGAAGACTACATT ATAAGGAAAGGTGAACTTTTATCGGTACCGGCGTGGGCTTTTCACCGCGATCCAGAATTATTTCCTGATCCCACGAAGTTTGATCCTGAACGTTTCTCTGACGAAAACAAACACAGAATCAACTCCATGGCATACATGCCTTTCGGTCTTGGTCCTAGAAACTGTATCG GATCTAGATTCGCCTTGTGCGAGCTGAAAGTTCTGCTGTACCAGATTCTCCTGCACTTAGAAATATCTCCATCAAAGAAAACTTGTATACCCTCAAAACTTTCGACTGAGTCATTCAATCCCCGCCTCGAGGGCGGCCACTGGTTGCAGTTTAAGTTACGCAATTGA